One segment of Anatilimnocola aggregata DNA contains the following:
- a CDS encoding ketoacyl-ACP synthase III, whose protein sequence is MKYAAVGPIAIHLPERVETNAQLKAAYPNWDMDTIFEKTGIAARHIAAPDECASDLAVKACQKLFAENDIDPKSIDFVLLCTQTPDYPLPTTACLVQDRLGLRTNIGALDFNLGCSGFVYGLSLADGLIRGGSIKRVLLITAETYSKYIHEGDRSLRTIFGDAAAATLVEAASEPSLTAFQFGTDGTGADTLLVTRGGNRPASDCIKPRHRQRWESALYMDGPSLINFTVSAVPQLVDDILQAANLKEPAIDLYLFHQATRKMLDQLRERLNIPAERMPMAMEQCGNTVSSTLPILIDSLRRSGKLNRQMRNMLIGFGVGWSWAGCVWQDRWRKDAT, encoded by the coding sequence GTGAAGTACGCAGCGGTAGGACCTATCGCGATCCATCTGCCGGAACGAGTGGAGACGAACGCCCAACTCAAAGCGGCTTATCCCAATTGGGATATGGACACGATCTTTGAGAAGACCGGCATCGCGGCCCGGCACATCGCTGCGCCGGACGAATGCGCGTCCGACCTCGCGGTGAAAGCTTGCCAAAAACTGTTCGCCGAAAACGACATCGACCCCAAGAGCATCGACTTCGTCCTCCTCTGCACGCAGACACCAGACTATCCCCTGCCGACGACCGCTTGCCTGGTGCAAGATCGCCTGGGCCTGAGGACGAACATCGGGGCGCTCGACTTCAATCTGGGCTGCTCCGGATTTGTGTATGGCCTGTCGCTAGCCGATGGGTTGATTCGGGGCGGCTCGATCAAACGCGTGCTGCTCATCACGGCCGAGACTTACAGCAAGTACATCCACGAAGGAGACCGCAGCTTGCGGACGATCTTCGGCGATGCTGCTGCGGCGACTCTCGTCGAAGCAGCGAGCGAGCCCTCGCTGACCGCGTTTCAGTTCGGCACCGATGGCACTGGTGCCGATACGCTGCTGGTCACGCGCGGCGGTAATCGCCCAGCGTCCGACTGCATCAAGCCGCGCCATCGTCAGCGTTGGGAGAGCGCCCTCTACATGGACGGCCCCAGCCTGATCAATTTCACCGTCAGCGCGGTGCCGCAACTGGTCGACGACATTCTGCAAGCGGCCAATCTGAAAGAACCGGCCATCGATCTGTATCTGTTTCACCAGGCCACTCGCAAAATGCTCGATCAGCTGCGCGAGCGATTGAACATTCCTGCAGAGCGAATGCCAATGGCCATGGAGCAGTGCGGCAACACCGTTTCGTCCACGCTGCCAATTCTGATCGACTCGCTTCGCCGCAGCGGCAAGCTCAATCGCCAAATGCGCAACATGCTGATCGGCTTCGGCGTCGGCTGGTCCTGGGCCGGCTGCGTATGGCAAGACCGCTGGCGGAAAGACGCGACGTAG